A genomic segment from Candidatus Brocadia sinica JPN1 encodes:
- the treS gene encoding maltose alpha-D-glucosyltransferase, which produces MPQKVVYTEDDPFWYKDAIIYELHVKAFSDFNDDGIGDFKGLTDKLDYLEHLGITAIWLLPFYPSPLKDDGYDIANYFGVHPDYGLLRDFKEFVKESHKRGIRVITELVLNHTSERHVWFQGARKAKPGSALRNFYVWSSTSERYQDARIIFKDFESSNWTWDPVAKSHYWHRFYAHQPDLNFDNLLVQKKILRVIDYWLDMGVDGFRLDAVPYLFEREGTNCENLPETHGFLKKLRAHVDSAFKNKMLLAEANQWPEDAIAYFGNGDECHMSFHFPLMPRLFMAIWMEDRFPIIDIFEQTPSIPDACQWALFLRNHDELTLEMVSDEERDYMYRVYARDPVARINLGIRRRLAPLLGNNRRKIELMNALLFSLPGTPIIYYGDEIGMGDNYHLGDRNGVRTPMQWNVDRNAGFSRANPQKLFLPIIMDPEYHYEAVNVENQERNQASLLWWMRRVIAMRKRFKAFGRGSIEFLFSDNPKVLAFIRQYQNEIILTVVNLSRFSQVVKLDLSRFSGYWPEEVFSRNKFPRITEAPYTFTIGRHDYYWFALQKTDDGVRFGKIRTIPELSVSGSWELVFEGKTRETLEREILPPYIKMCRWFGGKAQEMQGIKIIETISLREDSCVTQLLLIEVRYITELSDTYLLPLSFSSGDKAENIVIENFPAVVAHLKTESAEGIIYDSIYNEEFRKHLLRMFARKHTVHGFNGYLVTYTGKTFKKYKLKEILLEKSEVLKTEQSNSSFLYGKELFLKLYRRLDEGINPDLEIGKFLTENTSFSHIPSFAGAIEYRRHSAEPVVIGMLQAFIPNQGDAWTYTLDWVGRYLGRVLAKRTEIQEMPTAPSSLLEIAFQEIPLLFQELIGGVYIEMITLLGKRTAELHLSLSSETEDPDFRPEPFSVLYQRSLYQSMQLLTKKVFALIRKNVNNLPDNLKELMNEILNFEKEIMSRFSVLFKRKLSAMKIRIHGDYHLGQVLHTGNDFVIIDFEGEPARTLTERRLKRSPLRDVASMIRSFHYAAHTALLKHASVRPEDIPALEPWLNLWYRYVGGAFLRSYLNTAGNAPFIPRDKEDLSVMLRAYLLEKAVYELGYELNNRPEWVIIPLKGIKHLLEVR; this is translated from the coding sequence ATGCCCCAAAAAGTGGTTTATACCGAAGACGATCCCTTCTGGTATAAGGATGCCATCATATACGAGCTTCACGTAAAGGCTTTCTCTGACTTCAATGACGATGGCATAGGGGATTTTAAAGGGCTGACTGATAAGTTAGACTACCTGGAGCATCTTGGTATAACTGCCATATGGCTCCTGCCCTTTTATCCTTCTCCCCTTAAGGACGATGGATATGATATAGCAAATTATTTTGGCGTCCATCCTGATTATGGTTTATTAAGGGATTTCAAGGAATTTGTCAAAGAGTCCCACAAAAGAGGGATACGAGTTATTACAGAACTGGTTTTAAACCATACTTCTGAACGGCATGTCTGGTTTCAGGGGGCAAGGAAGGCGAAACCAGGCTCTGCATTGAGGAATTTTTACGTTTGGAGCAGTACTTCGGAAAGGTATCAGGATGCCAGGATAATATTCAAAGATTTTGAATCGTCAAACTGGACATGGGATCCCGTAGCAAAGTCTCACTACTGGCACCGCTTTTACGCGCATCAGCCCGATCTAAACTTCGACAACCTCCTTGTGCAAAAGAAGATCCTGAGAGTCATTGATTATTGGCTAGATATGGGCGTTGATGGGTTTCGTTTGGATGCCGTTCCTTATCTCTTTGAAAGAGAAGGTACAAACTGTGAAAATCTGCCCGAGACCCATGGATTCCTGAAGAAACTCAGGGCACATGTAGACAGCGCATTTAAAAATAAGATGCTTCTTGCAGAGGCAAACCAATGGCCGGAGGATGCAATAGCCTATTTTGGGAATGGAGACGAATGCCATATGTCCTTCCACTTTCCTTTAATGCCAAGACTATTCATGGCAATCTGGATGGAAGACAGATTTCCCATAATTGACATCTTTGAACAAACCCCATCGATACCGGATGCATGTCAATGGGCGCTCTTTCTGAGAAACCATGACGAACTTACCCTTGAGATGGTAAGCGATGAAGAAAGGGATTATATGTACAGGGTCTATGCAAGAGACCCCGTTGCAAGGATAAATCTTGGTATCCGGCGGCGTCTTGCCCCGCTTCTTGGAAACAACAGGAGGAAAATAGAGCTTATGAATGCACTCCTCTTTTCCCTTCCCGGCACCCCCATTATTTACTATGGAGACGAGATTGGCATGGGAGACAATTACCACCTTGGGGACAGAAATGGTGTAAGAACCCCCATGCAGTGGAATGTGGACAGGAATGCCGGCTTTTCCAGAGCAAATCCGCAGAAACTCTTTCTTCCTATTATCATGGACCCTGAGTATCACTACGAAGCCGTTAATGTTGAGAATCAGGAAAGGAATCAGGCGTCTCTTCTCTGGTGGATGCGAAGGGTTATTGCAATGAGGAAGCGTTTTAAGGCATTTGGAAGAGGAAGTATTGAGTTCTTGTTTTCAGACAACCCAAAAGTGCTTGCATTTATACGCCAGTATCAAAATGAGATCATTCTTACGGTAGTCAACCTTTCAAGATTTTCTCAGGTAGTAAAACTTGATCTTTCACGGTTTTCCGGATATTGGCCAGAAGAAGTATTCAGCAGAAATAAATTTCCCAGGATAACGGAAGCGCCTTATACATTTACGATCGGTCGTCATGACTATTATTGGTTTGCCTTACAAAAAACAGATGATGGCGTAAGGTTTGGAAAGATACGAACAATTCCGGAATTGAGCGTGAGCGGGAGCTGGGAATTAGTATTTGAGGGAAAAACAAGAGAAACGCTGGAAAGGGAAATATTGCCTCCTTATATAAAGATGTGCAGATGGTTCGGTGGCAAGGCACAGGAAATGCAAGGGATTAAAATCATCGAAACTATTTCACTCAGGGAAGATTCTTGTGTTACGCAACTTCTTCTGATCGAGGTTAGATATATCACGGAGCTATCCGATACATACCTTCTTCCCCTTTCTTTTTCATCGGGAGATAAGGCGGAAAATATTGTAATTGAAAATTTTCCGGCAGTAGTTGCGCATCTGAAGACTGAAAGCGCCGAAGGGATTATCTATGATAGTATCTATAATGAAGAATTTCGCAAACATCTCCTGAGAATGTTTGCGCGAAAACATACTGTTCATGGTTTCAATGGATATCTTGTCACCTATACGGGAAAGACTTTTAAAAAGTATAAACTAAAAGAGATTCTGTTGGAAAAATCAGAGGTTCTCAAAACCGAACAGAGCAATTCGTCTTTTCTGTATGGCAAAGAACTCTTTTTAAAACTGTATAGACGCCTGGACGAAGGAATAAATCCCGATTTAGAAATCGGAAAGTTCCTTACTGAGAATACTTCTTTCTCTCATATCCCTTCATTTGCCGGGGCAATAGAATATAGAAGGCACAGCGCTGAACCAGTGGTCATCGGTATGCTTCAGGCATTTATTCCTAATCAGGGAGATGCCTGGACATATACCCTTGATTGGGTGGGAAGATATCTCGGCAGAGTCCTTGCCAAAAGAACTGAAATTCAGGAAATGCCAACTGCTCCGTCCTCTCTTTTAGAGATTGCTTTTCAGGAAATACCTTTGCTTTTTCAGGAATTAATCGGGGGTGTTTACATTGAAATGATAACCCTCCTGGGGAAAAGAACGGCAGAACTTCACTTGTCACTTTCTTCCGAAACAGAAGATCCCGATTTTAGACCTGAACCATTTTCGGTGCTTTACCAGAGATCCCTTTATCAATCTATGCAACTTCTTACAAAAAAGGTTTTTGCACTGATAAGAAAAAATGTGAATAATTTACCGGACAATCTAAAAGAGTTAATGAACGAGATACTGAATTTTGAAAAAGAGATCATGAGCCGTTTTAGTGTTCTTTTCAAGAGGAAGCTGTCTGCTATGAAGATAAGAATCCATGGAGATTATCACCTGGGGCAGGTTCTTCACACGGGAAACGATTTTGTTATCATTGACTTTGAAGGAGAACCCGCAAGGACTTTGACCGAAAGAAGACTGAAGAGATCGCCATTAAGAGATGTGGCAAGTATGATACGATCCTTTCACTACGCAGCCCATACAGCCCTTCTCAAGCATGCATCCGTTAGACCGGAGGATATTCCGGCACTTGAACCCTGGCTCAATCTCTGGTA
- a CDS encoding alpha-amylase family glycosyl hydrolase: MNEYRDRKFASNYGKELSVIVDRKKAIFSTWYERFPRSCSPEPGKHGTFKDCEAILPEIAKMGFDVFYLPPIHPIGRTNRKGKNNSPVSGQNDVGSPWAIGSQEGGHKSIHPHLGTLEDFERLINKTRDYDIEIALDLAFQCSPDHPYVAEHPEWFKWRPDGSVQYAENPPKKYEDALPFNFETEQWRQLWEELKSVVVFWVERGVRIFRVDNPHTKPFSFWEWLINEVKSKYPDVLFLSEAFTRPKVMYYLAKLGFTQSYTYFTWRNTKREFIEYITELVQTNVREYFRPNFWPNTPDILPEHLQYGGRPAFMIRLILAATLSSSYGIFGPDFELCVSEALPGKEEYLNSEKYEVKHCDWDRPGNLKDFIARVNRVRKENPALQTTGNVQFYEADNGYLVVYGKTTEDFSNILLVVVNLDPYHSQSGWIRIPINKFGIDADQPYLVHDLLSDGKYIWHGENNYVEFKPHNLPAHIFKVRKKLKRETDFDYFL, encoded by the coding sequence ATGAATGAATATCGGGACAGAAAGTTTGCTTCGAATTACGGAAAGGAACTCTCTGTGATCGTAGACAGGAAAAAGGCCATTTTCAGTACATGGTATGAGCGATTCCCCCGGTCATGCTCTCCGGAACCCGGCAAACACGGAACTTTTAAGGATTGCGAGGCCATCCTTCCGGAGATAGCGAAAATGGGCTTTGATGTCTTTTACCTCCCACCCATTCATCCGATAGGAAGGACGAACCGGAAAGGAAAGAATAATTCACCGGTATCCGGTCAAAATGATGTAGGAAGCCCCTGGGCAATAGGATCTCAGGAAGGCGGGCATAAATCCATCCATCCTCACCTGGGAACGCTGGAGGATTTTGAAAGACTCATAAACAAGACCAGAGATTATGACATAGAAATCGCTCTGGACTTGGCATTCCAGTGTTCGCCTGACCATCCGTATGTTGCAGAGCATCCTGAGTGGTTCAAATGGCGTCCTGACGGTTCTGTCCAGTATGCTGAAAATCCACCGAAGAAATACGAAGATGCACTTCCCTTCAATTTTGAAACAGAACAGTGGCGACAACTGTGGGAGGAATTAAAGAGTGTCGTGGTCTTCTGGGTTGAAAGAGGCGTCCGCATATTCAGGGTTGATAACCCACACACGAAGCCGTTTTCTTTCTGGGAGTGGCTGATAAATGAAGTAAAGAGTAAATACCCTGATGTTCTCTTTCTTTCAGAGGCCTTCACAAGACCAAAGGTTATGTACTATCTTGCAAAACTCGGATTCACGCAATCCTACACCTATTTCACCTGGAGGAATACAAAGCGGGAATTTATCGAATACATTACCGAACTTGTCCAGACCAACGTGAGGGAATATTTCAGGCCTAACTTCTGGCCCAATACACCCGACATCCTTCCAGAACACCTCCAGTATGGAGGCAGACCTGCATTTATGATCAGACTTATTCTCGCCGCAACCTTATCATCCAGCTATGGTATCTTTGGTCCTGACTTTGAACTTTGTGTTAGCGAGGCACTTCCCGGAAAGGAAGAGTATCTCAATTCAGAAAAATATGAGGTAAAACACTGTGATTGGGATAGGCCAGGAAATCTCAAAGATTTTATTGCTCGGGTGAACCGGGTAAGAAAGGAAAACCCTGCCCTTCAGACCACAGGGAATGTGCAATTCTACGAGGCAGACAATGGATATCTTGTCGTTTATGGAAAGACAACGGAAGATTTTTCTAACATACTCCTTGTTGTGGTAAATCTTGATCCCTATCACAGCCAGTCGGGATGGATAAGAATCCCTATTAACAAATTTGGAATAGATGCAGACCAGCCATACCTCGTTCATGATCTGTTAAGCGATGGCAAATATATCTGGCATGGAGAAAATAATTATGTGGAATTTAAACCACATAATCTGCCTGCCCATATTTTCAAGGTAAGGAAGAAATTGAAAAGAGAAACTGATTTTGATTATTTCCTGTAA